From a single Gemmatimonadota bacterium genomic region:
- a CDS encoding serine/threonine-protein kinase: MTSPADRFRRADRLLASCLEIDDAEQRERLLAAAGEDADIVAQVRRLLAGEPRARARIGDAAAPLAGELLDALDTYDEPDAAEPTPDVPAGSDIGPYRVVRELGRGGMGVVYLCERADDQFHRQVALKVVRRGLDTDEILARFQRERRILARLEHPGIARLYDAGATEAGRPFLVLEYVEGLPIDRFCDERRLDLEARIELFFRVCEAVSYAHRNLVLHRDLKPSNILVTEDGPRLLDFGVAKLLDDPSEGTRSLTRAKGPRLTPEYASPEQLRGDEATTASDIYALGLLLYELLTGVRPSSVGRGPGAGSGAAPPRPSTIFTTLGSGSRTATSATARSATPQRLARRLRGDLDTILLKALHEDPARRYGTVQAFAEDLRRHLDGFPVEARPDAWTYRVGKFVGRNRLGVFAGSGLSMATLLFAVGSLLQQAQTARERDRAEQERLRAEGVVRVLEDLFTGADFEAHERIDTLRVQAFLERSAERTLARSAGQPAVQASLLRILGGAQVKLAQLDRADTLLTQARSLLDSLGEEDSPEYRRILSRLGHLRLTQGRREDAAVLYARTLSEADPEAHVERSAAYQNLALATMQMGRLDEAAADADSAVALARRDPVGGKTELWNALSLRGGIAQQAGDLEDALPRVREAWELAHDELGSDHPLALAMLHNYAFVLGHAGRYEEAEARYLEVLDRYVESVGSETPGHVSALVNYGSLLRTMGRPQESLTPLFRADTLGTALLGADNPIRLPDLFALAQSLKAVGRSLDAARTFYRVWVIAIGSMGDAHPAVTGARRAVEEIASTPDPSATRRETQEIRAILKRMTTE; this comes from the coding sequence TTGACCTCACCCGCGGACCGCTTCCGACGCGCGGATCGCCTGCTGGCATCGTGCCTGGAGATCGACGACGCCGAGCAACGGGAACGGCTTCTGGCGGCCGCGGGCGAAGACGCCGACATCGTGGCACAGGTGCGCCGCCTGCTGGCGGGCGAGCCGCGCGCCCGTGCCCGGATCGGGGACGCGGCGGCTCCCCTTGCCGGTGAGCTGTTGGATGCCCTGGACACCTACGACGAACCCGACGCCGCCGAGCCCACGCCGGACGTCCCAGCGGGTTCGGACATCGGCCCCTACCGGGTCGTTCGCGAGCTCGGCCGCGGCGGTATGGGCGTGGTCTACCTCTGCGAGCGCGCCGACGACCAGTTCCACCGACAGGTGGCACTCAAGGTGGTCCGGCGAGGACTCGATACGGACGAGATCCTCGCGCGCTTCCAGAGGGAACGCCGCATCCTCGCGCGCCTCGAGCACCCGGGGATCGCGAGGCTCTACGACGCGGGAGCCACGGAGGCGGGTCGCCCCTTCCTCGTGTTGGAGTACGTGGAAGGCCTGCCCATCGACCGCTTCTGTGACGAGCGACGTCTCGATCTCGAGGCGCGCATCGAACTCTTCTTCCGAGTCTGTGAGGCTGTCTCGTACGCGCACCGCAACCTCGTGCTTCATCGGGACCTGAAGCCGTCGAACATCCTCGTCACCGAGGACGGGCCTCGCCTGCTCGACTTCGGCGTCGCCAAGCTTCTCGACGACCCCAGCGAGGGAACCCGGTCCCTGACCCGCGCCAAGGGTCCACGCTTGACCCCGGAATACGCCAGCCCGGAGCAACTCCGCGGAGACGAAGCCACCACCGCCAGCGACATCTACGCCCTGGGTCTCCTTCTCTACGAACTGCTCACGGGTGTCCGGCCCAGCTCGGTGGGGAGGGGCCCCGGAGCGGGGTCCGGCGCCGCACCGCCCCGACCCTCCACCATCTTCACGACGCTGGGCTCCGGTTCCCGCACCGCCACCTCGGCGACTGCACGGAGCGCCACGCCGCAGCGTCTGGCACGCCGGCTACGCGGGGATCTCGACACCATCCTTCTCAAGGCGCTGCACGAGGATCCGGCGCGTCGCTACGGTACGGTGCAGGCCTTCGCCGAGGATCTGCGCCGGCACCTGGACGGGTTTCCGGTCGAGGCACGGCCCGACGCCTGGACCTACCGTGTCGGGAAGTTCGTGGGGCGCAATCGACTGGGCGTGTTCGCCGGGAGCGGACTCTCGATGGCAACGCTCCTCTTTGCCGTGGGGAGTTTGCTTCAGCAGGCACAGACCGCGCGAGAACGGGATCGCGCCGAGCAGGAGCGCCTGCGCGCCGAGGGCGTCGTACGGGTGCTCGAAGACCTGTTCACGGGCGCGGACTTCGAGGCGCATGAGCGCATCGACACCCTCAGAGTCCAGGCGTTTCTGGAACGCAGTGCCGAGCGGACCCTGGCGCGCAGTGCGGGACAGCCCGCTGTGCAAGCTTCCCTGCTGCGCATTCTGGGAGGCGCCCAGGTGAAGCTGGCACAACTGGACCGCGCCGACACGCTCCTGACCCAGGCCCGCTCGCTGCTGGATTCCCTGGGAGAGGAAGACAGCCCCGAGTACCGCAGAATCCTCAGTCGCCTCGGACACCTCCGCTTGACGCAAGGCCGCCGGGAGGACGCCGCGGTACTCTATGCACGGACGCTGAGCGAGGCAGACCCGGAGGCCCACGTGGAGCGCTCCGCCGCGTACCAGAACCTCGCGCTCGCCACCATGCAGATGGGTCGACTCGACGAGGCGGCGGCCGACGCCGACTCCGCGGTGGCGTTGGCCCGCCGAGATCCGGTGGGCGGCAAGACGGAGCTGTGGAACGCGCTCTCCCTTCGCGGCGGCATCGCCCAGCAAGCGGGGGACCTGGAGGACGCGCTACCGCGCGTGCGCGAAGCCTGGGAGCTCGCCCACGACGAGTTGGGATCCGACCACCCACTCGCCCTGGCCATGCTGCACAACTACGCGTTCGTGCTCGGGCATGCCGGCCGCTACGAGGAGGCAGAAGCACGCTACCTCGAGGTGCTGGACCGCTACGTGGAGTCCGTGGGCTCGGAAACGCCCGGCCATGTGTCGGCGCTGGTCAACTACGGGAGCCTGCTCCGCACCATGGGACGTCCGCAGGAGTCGCTGACCCCTTTGTTCCGTGCCGACACGCTCGGCACCGCCCTGCTCGGCGCCGACAACCCGATCCGGCTGCCGGACCTCTTCGCGCTCGCACAGTCACTCAAGGCGGTCGGGAGGTCGCTCGACGCCGCACGGACATTCTACCGGGTTTGGGTGATCGCGATCGGATCTATGGGCGATGCCCATCCGGCCGTCACCGGAGCACGCCGCGCCGTCGAGGAAATCGCTTCCACGCCGGACCCTTCGGCCACCCGGCGCGAGACCCAGGAGATTCGCGCCATCCTGAAGCGCATGACCACCGAGTGA
- a CDS encoding DUF11 domain-containing protein — MNRHALLAFAALFALGCQDLPTEPELEITEPPAELPLRAARSVVPTFSCTRSWAAAVDGDWYDAGKWSPAGVPLPGDNVCLDVPGTYEVVLDYDALAHIVKVGGPGATVTLAADHSLLVDGGILVEATGRLEIDGAQTIHLGSSEPSPTVTLPDAEWFVNRGVVEIGTGCACASLTEWEFQTYENHAWMYLRGPSTLQAVTFENRGFVFTRGTDAIDVQRSPTSFGPYFDQLSGTVGGTATVRLWDGTLTWEGGTLPVRTSSPSTATMTLVGQQTELTLQSSVLSGQVDVDVAQSLLLIGTIGRDVRIQMLRAALQLWLVGRQQGLPENEGTLDLQIPAGRAMDLTLFPTTKSGPCGLVNRGTLSIHGGGAVSARPVFACGGRPVVTNRGTIDVQGSSALQVTDMTLAAASNSTQRGTLTLVRSTLLDRGTLGDVRSIGSTISPGPVALPGLSNGIGTLSMASLELDANSEVVMDIASTRGTAHDVIDVQGSVQYGGTLTVRTPTGFAGGRCGDLIPLITDRLPQGSARGSFHAYQGLNLGATRGWRVYNPARTLGVAGYHPGSAPLYATRGSIAMQEGGPSYDYQICLGSAVPIADVDLQPWSTNGQLDFVGPLRFGATDWMLPQRMMVHPFDDAVVEGLHADTILHRLVSKDPSYSSAGALRIPVTIEDNDGSADLAMVRVSQQDNQFVGDVMNTVFRVTNAGPTESTGSTVTSTALSGLAFVTATGATCTASAAGVVTCALGLVPAGGQLDFTVSFEGLAAGVHSSTWTVTGQQPDPDPSNDSVDYTQRVN, encoded by the coding sequence ATGAACCGCCACGCTCTCCTGGCGTTTGCCGCGCTGTTCGCGCTGGGTTGCCAGGATCTGCCCACCGAGCCCGAGCTGGAGATCACCGAGCCGCCCGCGGAGCTGCCACTGCGCGCCGCGCGGTCGGTGGTTCCCACCTTCTCCTGCACTCGCTCCTGGGCTGCGGCCGTCGATGGAGACTGGTACGACGCCGGCAAGTGGTCCCCGGCAGGTGTGCCCCTTCCCGGCGACAACGTCTGCCTCGACGTGCCGGGCACCTACGAGGTGGTGCTCGACTACGACGCGCTCGCCCACATCGTGAAGGTCGGGGGTCCCGGGGCCACGGTGACCCTCGCTGCGGACCACTCCCTGCTGGTGGACGGCGGCATCCTGGTGGAGGCGACGGGTCGGTTGGAGATCGACGGCGCGCAGACGATCCATCTGGGGAGCAGCGAGCCTTCCCCCACCGTGACCCTACCGGACGCGGAGTGGTTCGTGAACCGCGGCGTGGTGGAGATCGGCACGGGGTGCGCGTGCGCCTCGCTCACGGAATGGGAGTTCCAGACCTATGAGAACCACGCGTGGATGTACCTGAGGGGGCCGTCGACACTCCAGGCGGTGACCTTCGAGAACCGAGGCTTCGTCTTCACCCGGGGCACGGATGCCATCGACGTGCAACGATCGCCTACGTCATTCGGGCCCTACTTCGACCAGTTGAGCGGAACGGTCGGGGGGACCGCGACCGTCCGCCTCTGGGACGGGACACTGACGTGGGAGGGAGGGACGCTTCCGGTGCGGACCTCGTCTCCTTCCACTGCCACGATGACTCTTGTGGGGCAGCAGACAGAGCTGACGTTGCAGAGCAGCGTCCTCTCGGGGCAGGTGGACGTGGACGTTGCTCAGAGCCTCCTCCTCATCGGCACCATCGGGCGTGATGTGCGGATCCAGATGCTTCGAGCCGCACTACAGCTCTGGCTGGTGGGGCGCCAGCAGGGACTTCCGGAGAACGAGGGTACTTTGGATCTGCAGATTCCCGCTGGACGCGCCATGGACCTGACACTCTTCCCCACGACCAAGTCTGGGCCGTGTGGGCTCGTCAATCGCGGAACGCTGAGCATCCACGGTGGAGGAGCAGTATCGGCTCGCCCCGTCTTCGCCTGTGGGGGTCGACCGGTGGTCACCAACCGGGGGACCATCGATGTTCAGGGAAGCTCGGCGCTGCAGGTCACGGACATGACACTGGCGGCAGCCTCGAACAGCACACAGCGCGGAACGCTGACGCTCGTCCGATCCACGTTGTTGGATCGCGGCACCCTGGGGGATGTGCGATCCATCGGCAGCACCATCAGCCCAGGCCCCGTGGCCCTCCCTGGGTTGTCCAACGGGATAGGCACGCTGAGCATGGCCTCGCTCGAGCTGGACGCGAACAGCGAGGTGGTCATGGACATTGCGTCCACCCGGGGCACCGCGCACGACGTCATCGACGTGCAGGGGAGCGTGCAATACGGCGGCACCCTCACGGTGCGGACTCCGACCGGCTTCGCAGGCGGCAGATGTGGAGACCTGATCCCCCTGATCACAGATCGGCTACCGCAAGGCAGTGCTCGCGGCTCCTTCCATGCCTACCAGGGGCTCAACCTTGGTGCTACCCGCGGATGGCGCGTCTACAACCCGGCCCGGACGCTGGGGGTCGCGGGCTACCACCCCGGCTCCGCTCCCCTCTACGCCACGCGCGGGTCCATCGCGATGCAGGAGGGCGGACCTTCCTATGACTACCAGATCTGCTTGGGAAGCGCCGTTCCCATCGCGGATGTGGACCTCCAGCCCTGGTCGACGAACGGGCAGCTGGACTTTGTCGGGCCTCTGCGGTTTGGCGCGACGGACTGGATGCTGCCTCAACGGATGATGGTGCATCCGTTCGACGATGCAGTGGTCGAAGGGCTTCATGCGGACACGATCCTGCACCGACTGGTCAGCAAGGACCCCAGCTACTCCAGCGCGGGGGCGCTGCGCATCCCCGTCACCATCGAAGACAATGACGGTTCCGCGGATCTGGCGATGGTGCGTGTCTCTCAACAAGACAACCAGTTCGTGGGCGACGTCATGAACACCGTCTTCCGGGTCACCAACGCGGGGCCGACGGAGTCGACGGGCTCGACGGTGACGTCGACTGCGCTGAGTGGTCTGGCCTTCGTGACCGCCACCGGAGCCACGTGCACGGCCAGTGCAGCGGGTGTGGTCACCTGTGCGCTGGGGCTCGTCCCCGCCGGTGGCCAGCTCGACTTCACGGTCTCGTTCGAGGGACTCGCCGCGGGCGTGCACTCGAGTACCTGGACGGTGACGGGTCAGCAGCCTGACCCGGATCCATCGAACGACTCCGTGGACTACACCCAGCGGGTGAACTGA
- a CDS encoding serine hydrolase: MIPTKTLLALAAWTAAAPTLLGGQTVTGTSIQGDWVRVVSNNKPNDLMRIEVNGDATLVAVPISASQTDWQVGQVLWTQIQPTGVARVRGSDGNFYPATITLLGTDTIHVRIQHSGAGYDQTWTRAGPSVLGDWVRIAPPGDPEDGMRVNATGTDASIRYLPPAAPRVLRVGSRLWQGIRARGALDVLGSDGRYHLATVTLLGTDSLRIDSSSPAVSNGAIWVRPAAVAGARAAVRPPPTNPNTPGAGLQAPTGLPGVTPPATPTVIPPSGACVDTADPLDAEDVTWDWGLTVPIRNDSLTETLGLGEQMVGQHPSGSRFFVPVDIERSLLPGFGDGFSTIWEDRTRRVQGQQHVDLTRAEFDQRSQAARAAGLRATDIEAYDTPNGVRYAGLWETNQQGIDWRVDVDLTSSSFANLLRSSIPSTHRLVDLEVRSTPNGLLHSAIWYRSCSASTWSETRGMDATAFRQQLAAQAVLGFQAIDIESYQTSGGQRYAAIWEQKPATRGWAVSFDKGLNDFMNDHRMYVDQGMRLIDYESYSSAAGLRYAGIWAENDDRYDMPFRAAIDTTLATFLQANPVPGVSAVVMQGNRVLYRGGSGWADIQAQKRAHSGTIYPTASVAKVIAATLAVRLEQRGLIDLTRRTSSYVSVPYASHTHTLEQLLSKTGCMWHYDEGPEPPEQFYMWRDSVIAQYSGPDSILAGCTPGNQYHYSTHGFTFVGAALEKVTGKDIVTLIRDEIAAPFGLWSLNRSSTTGPVFGVPWFDQAQVYWYDTTTVNGAPRGLVIPRRPDDTWKILGGGLQIHARDLARFGALVRSGQLADTARMWTSQTAMAVTWAPPSGPAPPVGLAWDLTSPNGGRAVAEHGGYGVGARPWLGIYRGPSQLVVAVMTNQTDRFNGNATAIDALGTAIAGLVFANPPPP, translated from the coding sequence ATGATCCCGACCAAGACCCTTCTCGCCCTTGCCGCCTGGACAGCGGCAGCGCCCACGCTGCTCGGGGGCCAGACCGTGACAGGCACGTCCATCCAGGGCGACTGGGTTCGGGTGGTCAGCAACAACAAGCCCAACGACCTCATGCGCATCGAGGTGAACGGCGACGCCACGCTCGTCGCTGTCCCCATCTCGGCCAGTCAGACGGACTGGCAGGTCGGGCAGGTCCTGTGGACTCAGATCCAACCGACGGGTGTCGCACGGGTGCGGGGCAGCGATGGCAACTTCTATCCGGCGACCATCACCCTGCTGGGCACGGACACGATCCACGTGCGCATCCAGCACTCGGGGGCGGGCTACGATCAAACCTGGACGCGTGCGGGTCCGTCCGTACTTGGGGACTGGGTTCGCATCGCGCCGCCGGGAGATCCAGAAGACGGCATGCGCGTCAACGCGACAGGCACCGATGCTTCGATCCGCTACCTGCCCCCGGCAGCGCCCCGGGTCTTGCGCGTCGGTAGTCGCCTCTGGCAGGGCATCCGCGCGCGTGGTGCGCTGGACGTACTGGGCTCCGATGGCCGCTATCATCTCGCCACGGTCACACTGCTGGGAACAGACAGCCTGCGAATCGACAGCAGCTCACCCGCCGTCTCCAACGGCGCCATCTGGGTGCGCCCCGCGGCGGTGGCCGGTGCCCGGGCGGCGGTGCGTCCGCCCCCCACCAACCCGAACACCCCGGGTGCTGGCTTGCAGGCGCCCACCGGTCTGCCGGGCGTGACGCCGCCGGCCACACCCACCGTGATTCCGCCGTCCGGAGCCTGCGTGGACACGGCCGATCCGCTGGACGCGGAGGACGTCACCTGGGACTGGGGGCTCACCGTTCCCATCCGGAACGACTCTTTGACCGAGACGCTGGGGCTCGGTGAGCAGATGGTCGGCCAGCACCCGTCCGGATCACGCTTCTTCGTCCCGGTCGACATCGAGCGCTCCCTCCTACCCGGATTCGGAGACGGCTTCTCGACCATCTGGGAGGACCGGACCCGTCGCGTCCAAGGCCAGCAGCACGTCGACCTCACCCGCGCCGAGTTCGACCAACGCTCGCAAGCCGCCCGAGCCGCCGGACTACGCGCGACAGACATCGAGGCCTACGACACGCCCAACGGAGTGCGCTACGCCGGCCTCTGGGAGACGAACCAGCAGGGCATCGACTGGCGGGTGGACGTCGACCTGACCAGCTCGAGCTTCGCGAACCTGCTGCGCAGCTCAATTCCCAGCACGCACCGCCTCGTCGATCTAGAGGTGCGTTCCACGCCGAACGGACTCCTGCACTCCGCGATCTGGTACCGGAGCTGCAGCGCGTCCACCTGGTCCGAGACGCGGGGCATGGACGCGACGGCGTTCCGCCAGCAACTCGCCGCCCAGGCCGTGCTGGGGTTTCAAGCCATCGACATCGAGTCGTACCAGACGTCCGGCGGTCAACGCTACGCCGCCATCTGGGAGCAGAAGCCGGCCACGCGTGGCTGGGCCGTCAGCTTCGACAAGGGGCTCAACGATTTTATGAACGATCACCGCATGTACGTGGATCAGGGCATGCGGCTCATCGACTACGAATCGTATTCAAGCGCCGCGGGCCTGCGGTACGCCGGGATCTGGGCGGAGAACGACGACCGCTACGACATGCCGTTCCGGGCGGCGATCGATACCACCCTGGCCACGTTCCTGCAGGCCAACCCGGTCCCGGGCGTATCCGCGGTCGTGATGCAGGGCAACCGAGTGCTGTACCGCGGTGGCTCCGGATGGGCGGACATCCAGGCACAGAAGCGCGCCCACTCCGGCACGATCTACCCGACGGCTTCGGTAGCCAAAGTGATCGCGGCCACCCTGGCCGTTCGGCTCGAGCAGCGAGGGCTGATCGACCTCACCCGTCGGACCAGCAGCTACGTGTCCGTGCCCTACGCCTCCCATACGCACACGCTCGAGCAGTTGCTTTCCAAGACCGGCTGTATGTGGCACTACGACGAAGGACCTGAGCCACCCGAGCAGTTCTACATGTGGCGGGACTCGGTGATCGCGCAGTACTCGGGCCCCGACTCCATCTTGGCCGGCTGCACGCCTGGCAACCAGTACCACTATTCCACACATGGCTTCACGTTCGTGGGAGCGGCGTTGGAAAAGGTCACGGGCAAGGACATCGTGACACTGATCCGGGACGAGATCGCTGCGCCGTTCGGGTTGTGGAGCCTCAACCGCTCGTCGACGACCGGTCCGGTCTTCGGCGTGCCGTGGTTCGATCAGGCCCAGGTGTACTGGTACGACACCACCACCGTGAACGGCGCTCCGCGTGGTCTCGTCATCCCGCGCCGCCCGGACGACACCTGGAAGATCCTGGGCGGCGGCTTGCAGATCCACGCGCGGGACCTGGCCCGCTTCGGCGCGCTGGTACGCTCGGGCCAGCTTGCGGACACGGCCCGCATGTGGACGTCCCAGACGGCCATGGCGGTCACGTGGGCCCCGCCGAGTGGCCCGGCTCCGCCCGTCGGCCTGGCTTGGGACCTCACCAGTCCGAACGGAGGGCGCGCTGTGGCCGAGCACGGGGGGTACGGGGTGGGGGCCCGCCCGTGGCTGGGCATCTACCGAGGGCCCTCTCAGCTGGTCGTGGCGGTGATGACCAACCAGACCGACCGCTTCAACGGCAACGCGACGGCCATCGACGCTCTGGGCACGGCCATCGCGGGGCTGGTGTTCGCCAACCCTCCGCCTCCGTGA
- a CDS encoding OmpA family protein — protein MRIYAKILSLVVFALLLRPAPADAQLRRLRDAARRAAERETSSIVDRLVTNAIRCAVNDPSCAEKAKSDGKEVIYVDDDGEIITDDDGVPITDRDAAAARAPASEAPGEGIWINYDYVPGDRIVFYDDYQFDRVGDFPRRWELVSGNWDVVEKGELRYLRGTSSGAVKVPLPETLPDRFTIEFDVSIQHGNAYVYLTSAPAFFGADRSFAGSAIGVRFREAGIRPMQNQGPEVSTTLDHRFERSGTAPFRIMADGDYMKVYLGDQRVANVPNAVFPRTDQLYLSTSSASEGQPTLIGPIRIAAGGLDLYSRLDADGRVSTQGILFAVNSDRIRPESTPTLEEIGTMLADHPELRIAIEGHTDADGEDAYNQELSERRAQAVKAFLVEHYDIASDRLEAAGYGESRPVADNATPEGKQQNRRVDLVRLP, from the coding sequence ATGCGCATCTACGCCAAGATCCTGTCACTGGTCGTCTTCGCCCTGCTGCTGAGGCCGGCCCCCGCCGACGCTCAGCTCCGCCGGCTCCGCGACGCAGCCCGCCGAGCCGCCGAACGCGAGACCAGCTCGATCGTGGACCGGTTGGTCACCAATGCGATTCGGTGCGCGGTGAACGACCCCAGCTGTGCCGAGAAGGCCAAGTCGGACGGCAAGGAGGTCATCTACGTCGATGACGACGGCGAGATCATCACGGACGACGATGGCGTGCCCATTACGGATCGTGACGCAGCGGCTGCCCGGGCCCCCGCGTCCGAGGCGCCGGGCGAGGGGATCTGGATCAACTACGACTACGTGCCCGGCGACCGCATCGTCTTCTACGACGACTACCAGTTCGACCGCGTCGGTGATTTTCCGCGCCGCTGGGAGCTGGTGAGCGGGAACTGGGACGTGGTGGAGAAGGGAGAGCTCCGCTACCTGCGGGGAACCTCGAGCGGCGCGGTGAAGGTTCCCCTGCCCGAGACCCTTCCGGACCGCTTCACCATCGAGTTCGACGTCAGCATCCAGCACGGCAACGCGTACGTGTACCTGACCTCGGCGCCGGCGTTCTTCGGGGCCGACCGATCGTTCGCAGGGTCGGCCATCGGCGTGCGTTTCCGCGAAGCTGGGATCCGGCCCATGCAGAATCAGGGGCCGGAGGTGAGCACCACGCTCGATCATCGCTTCGAGCGATCCGGCACGGCTCCGTTCCGCATCATGGCCGACGGCGACTACATGAAGGTCTATCTGGGAGACCAGCGCGTCGCCAACGTGCCCAACGCCGTCTTTCCGCGCACGGACCAGCTCTACCTCAGCACCTCCTCCGCCAGCGAGGGCCAGCCCACGTTGATCGGGCCGATTCGCATCGCTGCGGGGGGGCTCGACCTGTACTCCCGCCTGGACGCGGATGGCCGCGTCTCCACACAGGGCATCCTCTTCGCGGTGAACAGCGACCGGATCCGCCCCGAGTCCACTCCCACCTTGGAAGAGATCGGCACCATGCTGGCCGATCATCCGGAGCTCCGCATCGCCATCGAGGGACACACCGATGCCGACGGCGAGGACGCCTACAACCAGGAGCTCTCGGAGCGCCGGGCTCAGGCGGTCAAGGCGTTCCTGGTCGAGCACTACGACATCGCATCGGATCGCCTGGAGGCGGCCGGGTACGGTGAGTCGCGGCCGGTCGCCGACAACGCCACGCCTGAAGGCAAACAGCAGAATCGGCGAGTGGACCTTGTGCGACTGCCCTGA